From the genome of Pseudomonas sp. AB6, one region includes:
- a CDS encoding MFS transporter, which produces MPDSSPTAAERPMAVTLQVVSIVLFTFIGYLNIGIPLAVLPSYVNTDLGFGAVTAGLVISVQYLATLLSRPYAGRIIDNRGSKKAVLYGLAGCGLSGVFMLVSAWLHSAPMLSLICLFIGRLVLGSAESLVGSGSIGWGIGKVGALNTAKVISWNGIASYGALAIGAPLGVVLVQQFGLWSMGFSIILLAALGLKLAWNKEPAPIVHGERLPFMHVLGRVLPHGTGLALGSIGFGTIATFITLYYASHSWPNAVLCLSLFGACFIGARLLFGKFINRLGGFRVAIACLSVETLGLVLLWVAPTPTLALAGAALTGFGFSLVFPALGVEAVNLVPASSRGAAVGAYSLFIDLSLGITGPVAGAIASGFGFASIFLFAALAALTGLILSVYLYRQAVHLRDYKP; this is translated from the coding sequence ATGCCAGACTCCTCGCCCACCGCCGCAGAACGCCCGATGGCGGTCACGCTGCAGGTCGTTTCCATTGTCCTGTTTACCTTCATCGGCTACTTGAACATTGGTATTCCGTTGGCCGTCCTGCCGAGCTATGTCAACACCGACCTAGGCTTTGGCGCCGTGACTGCCGGGCTGGTGATCAGTGTCCAATACTTGGCGACGCTGCTCAGCCGCCCTTACGCCGGCCGGATCATCGACAACCGAGGCAGCAAGAAAGCCGTGCTCTATGGCTTGGCGGGTTGTGGGCTCAGCGGTGTATTCATGCTGGTGTCAGCTTGGCTGCACAGCGCGCCGATGCTCAGCCTGATCTGCTTGTTCATCGGGCGATTGGTGCTGGGCAGCGCTGAAAGCCTGGTGGGTTCCGGGTCGATTGGCTGGGGGATTGGCAAGGTTGGCGCGCTCAACACCGCCAAAGTGATCTCGTGGAACGGCATCGCCAGTTATGGTGCATTGGCAATTGGCGCGCCGCTTGGGGTGGTGTTGGTCCAGCAATTTGGCTTATGGAGCATGGGGTTCAGCATTATTTTACTGGCGGCTTTGGGCCTGAAACTGGCCTGGAACAAAGAGCCTGCACCCATCGTCCACGGTGAGCGCTTGCCATTTATGCACGTACTCGGCCGCGTGCTGCCCCATGGCACTGGGTTGGCATTAGGTTCGATTGGCTTCGGCACCATAGCCACATTCATCACGTTGTATTACGCCAGCCACAGTTGGCCGAATGCAGTGTTGTGTTTGAGCCTGTTTGGCGCCTGCTTCATCGGCGCGCGCTTGCTGTTCGGAAAATTCATCAACCGACTTGGTGGCTTCCGCGTGGCGATTGCTTGTCTTTCGGTCGAGACGCTCGGTTTGGTGCTGTTATGGGTCGCACCCACACCGACACTGGCCCTGGCGGGCGCTGCACTCACCGGCTTCGGATTTTCCCTGGTGTTTCCGGCATTAGGTGTTGAGGCAGTGAACCTGGTACCCGCTTCCAGCCGGGGTGCAGCGGTGGGTGCGTACTCGCTGTTCATCGACCTGTCACTGGGCATCACCGGCCCGGTCGCCGGGGCCATCGCCTCGGGCTTCGGCTTTGCTTCAATCTTCCTCTTCGCAGCCTTGGCGGCGCTGACCGGATTAATCCTCAGCGTTTACCTGTACCGGCAGGCGGTGCATCTTCGGGATTATAAGCCGTAG